From the genome of Streptomyces sp. NBC_01341, one region includes:
- a CDS encoding ROK family protein: MKSYLTPLGSKADKDTVRRHNLSLVLRAVRDEGEAGEATRAGVSARVGLTRAAVSSLVEQLLDSGFVTESGKTFSGQAGRPGTALKVARTGPAGLGVEINIDYVSVCVVDLAGTGRVRQTEHLDNRGAPPGEVLARAARIAARTLDSAREQDLYPVGAALALPGLVSGGSVRQAPNLGWNEVAAEVLFAEALAALRPGSGPLPVRSENEANLAALAELWFGGLDQVRSFLYLTGEIGVGGALVIDGELLRGAHGFAGEIGHVVVDPAGPECRCGSRGCLEQYAGQSALLRSAGIDEAGGGAAGVRELEGRARAGDPRALAAVADAGRMLGQVLSGAVNLFDPDAVVLGGIYRCLMPWLSPPAAEELTGRVVSGLWSRDGGRLRASSVAGDAARGAAALVVQDVLADPVAYAPPTGTDA, encoded by the coding sequence ATGAAGAGCTACCTCACACCCCTGGGGTCCAAGGCCGACAAGGACACCGTGCGCCGGCACAACCTGAGCCTCGTGCTGCGCGCCGTACGGGACGAGGGCGAGGCCGGCGAGGCCACCAGGGCGGGAGTCTCGGCCCGGGTCGGACTCACTCGCGCCGCCGTGTCGTCCCTGGTCGAGCAGTTGCTCGACAGCGGGTTCGTCACGGAGTCGGGCAAGACGTTCAGCGGGCAGGCGGGCAGGCCGGGCACGGCGCTGAAGGTGGCGCGCACCGGGCCCGCCGGGCTCGGCGTGGAGATCAACATCGACTACGTCTCTGTGTGCGTCGTGGATCTCGCCGGCACCGGCCGGGTCCGGCAGACCGAGCACCTGGACAACCGCGGGGCTCCGCCCGGCGAGGTGCTGGCCAGGGCCGCACGGATCGCCGCCCGCACGCTGGATTCGGCGCGGGAGCAGGACCTGTACCCGGTCGGCGCGGCTCTCGCGCTGCCCGGACTCGTGTCGGGCGGCTCCGTGCGGCAGGCTCCGAACCTGGGCTGGAACGAGGTCGCCGCGGAGGTCCTGTTCGCCGAGGCACTCGCCGCCCTGCGGCCCGGGTCCGGGCCGCTGCCGGTGCGCTCGGAGAACGAGGCGAACCTGGCGGCGCTGGCCGAGCTGTGGTTCGGCGGGCTCGACCAGGTCCGCAGTTTCCTGTACCTCACGGGTGAGATCGGCGTCGGCGGCGCCCTGGTGATCGACGGCGAACTGCTGCGCGGTGCGCACGGCTTCGCCGGGGAGATCGGACATGTGGTGGTGGATCCGGCCGGTCCGGAGTGCCGGTGCGGTTCGCGCGGCTGCCTTGAGCAGTACGCCGGCCAGTCGGCCCTGTTGCGGTCGGCCGGCATCGACGAGGCGGGCGGCGGTGCCGCCGGTGTGAGGGAACTGGAAGGGCGCGCGCGGGCCGGCGATCCGCGGGCGCTCGCCGCCGTGGCCGACGCGGGACGGATGCTGGGACAGGTGCTGTCCGGGGCGGTGAACCTCTTCGACCCGGACGCGGTGGTGCTGGGCGGGATATACCGCTGCCTGATGCCGTGGCTGTCGCCGCCCGCCGCGGAGGAGCTGACGGGCCGTGTGGTGTCCGGCCTCTGGTCGCGCGACGGCGGCCGGCTGCGCGCGTCGTCCGTCGCGGGCGACGCGGCGCGGGGCGCGGCGGCGCTGGTGGTGCAGGACGTGCTGGCCGACCCGGTGGCGTACGCCCCGCCGACGGGGACCGACGCCTGA